In a single window of the Nodularia spumigena CCY9414 genome:
- a CDS encoding chlorophyll a/b binding light-harvesting protein: MAVQTSESIPWWSGNARLTELSGRLLGAHVAHAGLIVLWAGATTLFEIAHFNSSQPMYEQGLILLPHLATLGWGVGSGGQVVDTYPYFAIGVIHLISSAFLGIGGIFHALRGPAVLEERFSFFGYRWEDANKMTTILGIHLILLGLGAGLLVAKSMFFGGLYDANLGEVRVISHPTWNSTVIFGYLFGGGGRNWIAGVNNLEDLVGGHIWVSILCIAGGIWHITTQPFAWAKKLFVWSGEAYLAYSLGALALMSLIAAYFVSVNTLAYPVEFYGPALNIGFDRFPYFESGDLLSARVWLANAHFWLGFFFLQGHLWHALRAAGFDFRQGKVVHSTRGEVM; encoded by the coding sequence ATGGCTGTTCAAACATCGGAGTCAATTCCCTGGTGGTCGGGGAATGCCCGGTTAACAGAACTATCAGGGCGACTTTTAGGCGCTCATGTTGCTCATGCGGGGTTAATCGTTTTGTGGGCAGGTGCGACAACCTTGTTTGAAATCGCCCACTTCAACTCTTCGCAACCAATGTATGAGCAAGGTTTGATTTTATTACCCCATTTAGCAACTCTGGGCTGGGGTGTAGGTAGCGGTGGACAGGTGGTAGATACCTATCCCTACTTTGCTATCGGGGTAATACACCTAATTAGCTCTGCTTTTCTGGGTATTGGTGGCATTTTTCATGCCCTACGTGGCCCGGCTGTCTTAGAAGAAAGATTTTCCTTCTTTGGCTATCGCTGGGAGGATGCCAACAAAATGACAACTATTTTGGGCATTCACTTAATATTACTGGGTTTAGGTGCTGGCTTACTGGTTGCCAAGTCTATGTTTTTTGGCGGCTTGTATGATGCCAATTTGGGTGAGGTGCGAGTTATTTCTCACCCTACCTGGAATTCTACCGTGATTTTTGGCTATCTCTTTGGTGGTGGCGGTAGAAACTGGATTGCTGGAGTCAATAATCTAGAAGATTTAGTTGGTGGTCATATTTGGGTAAGTATTCTCTGTATCGCCGGCGGTATCTGGCACATTACAACTCAACCTTTTGCTTGGGCTAAAAAGCTGTTTGTTTGGTCGGGTGAAGCATACCTTGCTTACAGTTTGGGGGCTTTAGCTTTAATGAGTTTAATTGCTGCCTATTTTGTCTCTGTCAATACCCTAGCTTACCCAGTTGAGTTTTACGGACCAGCTTTGAATATTGGGTTTGACCGCTTCCCCTACTTCGAGAGTGGAGATTTACTATCTGCTCGCGTTTGGTTGGCAAATGCTCATTTTTGGCTAGGTTTTTTCTTTCTGCAAGGGCATCTCTGGCACGCCCTCCGCGCTGCTGGGTTTGATTTCCGTCAAGGTAAGGTCGTGCATTCAACTCGTGGAGAGGTAATGTAA